The genome window AAGGCTAATCTGTACTACCAGCAAATGTCAACCATTACTCAGTCCAACTTAGAAAATGCCACCCTTTATTCATGAATTATATAAATTTAATGAGGGCTCAAGCACAGATGGTTCTTAATTTTTACACACGGCCTTACACCTGGTCATAGGTCGCATACGTAGACACTACAAAGTGATACAACCATAGGTTAGGGTGTGATTGTTCTAGATGGGGTTTAAAAAAGGACGGGCAGCATTAGATTGTCAGACTGACAGTAACAAAGACGAACAAGTTCCTGGTAAACCGACAAGGTCAAGACATCTGAGAGACCGACGGCTTCCTCCTCCCGCCCTTCCACATCTTCATCAGTTTTTTGGAGCTGTAGGATACAGTTTTCCACAATCCTGGAGGAGGGAAAGGATCACACGGACCACCCATTAACATGCATAACATAGTTCTCTTATATCACCCCAATAATTTTTTTATAATCTAGATTGTGTGTAGAATAATCAAACAATATATGATGGATACTGAGCTTTGGAGGTCTTGTTAGGCAGGTTGTCTTTAGAATGCACCAGTTTGACCAGTTCCCCCTCTCTATCTTCAGGTAAACCATTCATCTAGCTGTGgcgtacacacagacacaatacACAGTACATAATATAAGATTTCTTACCAGCTGTAACAATGCCTTTGATACTCTGTGTCATACTGGAGGATTTCACAATGGATGAGATACCTGGgaagcaataaaaacaagctcAAACATGTAATTAAAACACACTTAATATCTGTTTCCATGACCCATTTCTTCCTCCCTCACTGCCTCTGCTTATGCCAACGTTCCTCTAAAGAGAACCGATCCCATTTCTTCGTCATCTTTCTTCTCTACCTTGTTGCACAACTGTTCCACAGTCAGGATCCTGAGCCACCTGGAGCAGGATCTCTTCCACATCCCGGTTCTTCCCTGGAGGATCAACCAGCTTTGTGATCCTTTGTTGGAGAGTCCGAGGTAACGCCATCAGCTGAGTAAATTGGCCTTCTGGGCTTTTGTCAACCTTCaggaaaacatacaaaaataaatgaacagaGATACATATAGTTGGCCAATGATCATTAAACTGACTTCACGGCCCACTGCTTGttagtggtgctagtttcagtctttATGGAAAATATCGTTTATAAAGATGTGAAAAcctgactgaagaagtcacctgggtgaaacaaaatgtttctcccactgagcagtccagatgaacacaatcaGCTTTCAGTGATAGCTGGCAGAATAGCTCTACaggtgctttacattgtaaCTATTAGGAATGAAAgtgcatttttacttttttgtcatCTTTTAAAGTATGCTTCTGTAGAAGTTTATTCAGAAATCAGAGTCATTGGGGATCTCTGCAGAACTGTAAATCAGgtaaattttttaaaagttaaaaagaaaaaaaacaaacaaacagccaatGCATCTCTGATCTGCCGTTATCAGACATAACCTAAGAGGCATTTTGTGTTCACAAAATTGGTCCTATTGCTccagactatttatttacagcTGCGAAGCTCAACATGACATATATAGGTCAATATAATTCACTAACCTCAACTATTTTAATACAAAATATGGCTTTTAAAAAGTATTAAGCTTTGATGAATAGGTAATGGTTTTAGGATCTGATCTGCACATCAACACGTGCACACATAGGcagctgctaatgctaatggTTGCATAATATTACTGTAACTTCACTGAAAACGTGCCAACAAAAGCAGCAAAGGTGGCACCTCGCATGTTGCTATGTgtcatgcttttttttgttttgtttataagTGGGCTCGTGTTTACATTGCAAAAATCCCCATCTTGTAACAGATGACTGCAAAagatatcacacacacaaagacatacACATTTCTTGCCTCTTCTTCTCGTAATCGCTCAGAGTCATTTCTCAGGTATTCAGTGTTTCGTTGGAAAAACAGGGAGtggttgcagcatttaaaaagtaCACAGATTTGACTGCAAAGAAATTTGCCATTTATTGAGTAGACACACAGTTACCACACTATACCATTAATTACTGTAGACTTTTAGTGTGAAAATCTATTTGTGCATTTCACAAAACAGGCACGACAGCTGGATAATTTCACTGTTTATAAAAGGTCCAAAGGCACTTTAAAGAATTTATCCATCTTGTTATATTTCTGGAAATATATCGGTAGCTGTTGTTTCATGGTATTACATTTCAACGCTTAATAAGGATAATTTCTGAGGTACAGCACTTCAGTTTATTCAGCTGACACTCTGTAAAAGTACCCAATGTCCAAACTGAGCTGCGTTGCTCAAATATCAGAGATGCTGAAAGAAAGTGTGTATTCTTCTGGTGCCTGTTTACAGTATCATACCTCAAGTTTTCCTTGGTGAGGTTTGTAGACCACTTGAGGGCAATCTCTTAAGATGTTGCTATACAAAATCCTGAAGTGTTGAATGTTGTCTTTGACGATATTGGCCACCTTGGACTTATCCTCTCCAATCACCATCCTAAAATCCCCTTCAGaggagcaaacaaaaaaaataaaaaaaataacacttcagtttgcctaagTCAGGAGCACACTCATAATCATCTCCCATAACAACCTGTAGTGTTACACAGCACTGTCATTGTACGCACACTCTTTGCTTTAAGACACTGAAAGCCTCATGATGAGGATAACATGTGTTGAATTCAAGCCATTTCATTGCATATTATCAGGAAAATTAAaaagtttaattaaaatgaCGTTGAATAATTCTGAAGTCTTCTGAACAAGCAGTATGTTTTTCTAAACTACAAAAGCTGGAGCACTACACCTTGGATATTAATCCCTGTGTTGACTCTGAATAACACAAGTAAGCAGTAAATGTGTGCACATGGGAGAAAAAGATCAGAAAGAGACATGGTCTTATTCTGATCTAAATCTGCAACTTGAAAGTAACTATGAAAGTATGCAATCTTCTTAAGCTCTCTGCGGTTTTATAAATCTGCTTACCAGCATAAGAAAGACCAGCTATCTGCAGGAAAAGGTCTTCCTCAGTGAAGCTCTCTGGGAGCATCAGGAAGGAAGCAGTCACAGCGCTCTTCAGGTTGGCGACCAGGGCAGCGCGGAGCTTTCGGCTCTCACTCTGGACCAGCAGTCTCACCTAAACACAAGTGCAGACCAATGCACTACGTTATCAGAAGAACTAAACGTGAATGCAACAAAAACATTGTTCTAAACCCTTGCATCCCATTTCAGATTACACATTACAATAATTATtctaataaatgtaaaataatcagCATAGTTTGTCTGAGGGTTCAATAACAGTCCAATCTGGATACCAACCGGTTTGTGCAGGCGCCCAGCTACATACATGGTCTTCCAGTGTATCAGGTCGTCAATCAGAGAGTCTGTACTTATTACCCCATATTTTATTATCTGAGAACAGGGGAGGAAATATGCAGTTAATAAATTAAACCCACAAAAACCTCTTAAAGTAAATGTACATCTGAACATGCTTGCATCACCATGAACAAATGAATGATTTTTGATTCAGACATGCATTTTGTATAGAGGTGATCCTATAAACTAACCTACAAAGCAACACAAAACACCATCACTCCTGTGACAAATTCACAGGTTATGTGAGGAGTTTTGTGTCTGTAGTTAGAGCAGGGCACATTGATGGTGCACACATAGAGAAAACTAGAAAAAGACCTACAGATGTGTTTAGGTTTATGAGAATGTAGTCATTTACCCTTCCATCCACAGGCACCAGCGTGTTGTAGTACACCGAAGCTCCGTGATCATTTTGTATGGAGCTGATCACCGTGGGACCCAGCAGCTTGAGGATGGAGTAGTGTTTGCGATTCTGCAGCAGATTCATGGTGTGCCACGTCACCGGGTCGTCCACCGCAAACACAAAGTCCAGCATGTTTTTCTGCGTGTATCAGAGGACAACAGAGGATCGAAGGCATTTCACTACATCACAACTTCAAACTGTTAAGGAACAACTTCATAGGTATCGCAGTGTATTGTGTGATTTCGTGGTAACATATACATATTGTAAATGCATGTCAGAAATATAAGAACAATCCATAGTTACACGTGTGCAAAAAGTTGTGATGTAATACACAATATGGTGTTTACATCACTGAAAACAATTTGattccttcatttttttttaaagactgtaTGATGGTTTGAAGTATTGCAGTCTAATGCCTCAGGAATTATCTGTGTTTACATAATGATAGGACTGTTATGTACAAACAGCCTCATTCATGGACAAATATTGAGTCCATGTCCCaacatacacattttcaatgatGTGTGTAATATTATAGGCAATACAGCAGGGTAGATGGCTCCCTGCCACAAATACAATGTTGTACAGTTAACTTGCGgattaaaaatgtgtaaaatatttTGTATACAATACTTACAGTGCAGATTTAACGCCACGAGTACTCAGAAACAGCTATGTGTCTTACCTCCATTTGACCTTGGCTGGTCCCATGCTGTTTAAAAACGCCCGATCCGTAGGCAAACGCTAAGCTGATGTCCTGAGGAAACTGTGACAGTATCCGTCTGTAAAGCACGCTGGTGTTGTGCAGAGCTGGAAGAGTCATTTTGAACTAGCAGAGACACCTGTCCTGCAATAACACGAGCTGGTTAACGGCGGGAAAACCTATTAAATAAGTCGTAAAATACAAACTCGACTCCGTGAAGTATGAGAGACATTTCAGACGGAAGGCCTCAGTGGCACTAAGCACGATCACGGCCAGTGGACAGGATTAAAATGACCCAATTTATCGTTAAACGTCCATGGTGTCAGTTTAGCTCAGCTGTGCACTTCATAGTCGACGAAAATATGCGTCACAGACGCCGCTCCGCACCGGGGGCTGACGGGAGATGTGGTTGGTAATGGGAGGTAAGCAACGGGAGCCGTTAAATTCCCTTTAATCACCCTTAATACACGTGCGTTGTATTTTTTACAGAAATACTTGTATATTTCAACGTATTACTACAGTTTACTACTTGGAAAACAATTTGAAGACGTTTGAACCGCTTTATATTTAGCCAGTAGATGGCAGTTTTACATTAGGTTTAGCAGGAGGGAATGAGGTCATGCTAATTTCCTATGTGGAgtcgctttaaaaaaaactgaaccaGGGCGAGTTTTTATACGTAGTTTCTTTTTCAAAAGTTATAACTGAAGTTTTAGAATGAATTTGGCTCAGTATGTTACTTCtctaaaataattaaaagattGTTTAGGAGTAgttcttttgttgtttctgtTATGAATAACTGAATCAAGGACATGGCTAGAACTGGTGCACAAATGTCTATGGATACATATCACATAAGTTAACATGAGTTAAAAAAATATGTCTTCCTTAAACTTACAGAGTTAGAATAATATCTGTGTATGATTCTCAATTAAACTTCCTTCGCTTTCTTAGTAAGAACGCATTTGTAGTCCAAAACTTTACCCAGTTAATATAAGATAACTGTGCCAAACTCTTTTGTAGTGGTAGGAATGTcatttattatcatcatcattatcatattattattattattattgatagaATTACAgactgccaaaaagtgattaccgatgtttctgtgtgtttttatgtctaATATCGTTGCTTACATTAGTAAATACACTGTATTAAGATAACATCACAGGTAGCAGACATCAATTCATATTGaaagtgatgatgttgatctTTTATACTACCTTTATACTGTCTAGGAGTTAGAAAATCAGCCTTTTGGCTTGTGAAGTTTTTTAGTTGCCTAAATCCACAAACAGCAGAGCCTCAACGAacaagttattttgtgccttaTTTCTAAGTAATTCTTTTCCTCATACTGCACCGTTACACAAAATCCTAGGCGGAGGCTATGCAAATACTGATGTAAACGGCAGAACCTATGCAAAGCAGTATGcaaccaaatcaaacatgtttgtGCCCAGTTCTTCCAAAAAAGCAGGATAAGCAGGGATTGTAGCACCAATGagcatttttcattgtttttaaacaCTCGCTTTCACTTCAGCTAGCTCTTGTACATTagtttttctcttctttatgGCTAGCAAGGACCAACAACCATGGTGTAAACCAAAGTGCCTTAAGTCTGCATTCTATCGTAAGGCCAGCAGATGGCGCTAACTGTGGTTGCAAAAAGCCCCTCTGTAGAAATCAATTGGAAAAAAGCTCTGTCTCGACCTCTGCAAAAATCTTCCTGCTGAGTTCATGGGCTCAGACACTCACTTTGGGGTCATATTGaactaaaaaaataagtttattTTGTAATCAGTGGTCATATGTTTTAAATTGGGAGGATGATCTGTGGTATGAAACCACATGCTCATGAGCACAGGTCAGACCcattttcctcatttttttgcAACTAAGATGGCGACAGCGGAAAGTTCCCGATCTCTACAAAGTTCCAGATGTCTCAGGATTTCAAAACTGGTCTTCAGAAACCCCTGTGTGATGTCACATCAGCTACGTCCACTTTTCAAACTGCTTGTAAAAACCGCACAGTAGCCCACAGACCGAATTTCTGTGACAGTAAAAAAGCTACAACAGGTAAACGATTGCCAGCAAAGCTGTCCCTACGGTTGGTGCGCTACAGTATTATGTTCCAGTCCTGAACCTGGCTGCTCTACCACTGAATTGAGGCTGTAGCCCCTCTAACTGGTGCTGGTGTAAGGCTTCGTTCTCATTAACTTTGCCATCCCTGCCTGAAATTCTGCAGTCAGGTCCTGTGGTGTGCGCTCTGCCCTAGGCTGGTACACCATTAGGCCTGAATATGGGTATTCtgtgcttaaaaaaataaagcaagagAAGTGATAGAGCTCCCTTTTTCAGTTTCTCAGTCCTCGAGAGGTATCGACAACATAGCCTGAAAGTTTCTGAATACAGATCTTTCaaaattcaacattttaaaaCCTCAATTTAGAAAGTCaatgtttctttaaatataagaactgtatacaaaaaagaaaataccgACTTTCTATGCTGTTTTTGTTGAATTTTGTAGAGATCTGGAACTTACcttcactatttttattctgCAGATTGAAATTTCCAGTGATTGTTTTGAATTTTAACATAATGAGCAAAATCCAAT of Maylandia zebra isolate NMK-2024a linkage group LG5, Mzebra_GT3a, whole genome shotgun sequence contains these proteins:
- the tamm41 gene encoding phosphatidate cytidylyltransferase, mitochondrial isoform X1, whose translation is MTLPALHNTSVLYRRILSQFPQDISLAFAYGSGVFKQHGTSQGQMEKNMLDFVFAVDDPVTWHTMNLLQNRKHYSILKLLGPTVISSIQNDHGASVYYNTLVPVDGRIIKYGVISTDSLIDDLIHWKTMYVAGRLHKPVRLLVQSESRKLRAALVANLKSAVTASFLMLPESFTEEDLFLQIAGLSYAGDFRMVIGEDKSKVANIVKDNIQHFRILYSNILRDCPQVVYKPHQGKLEVDKSPEGQFTQLMALPRTLQQRITKLVDPPGKNRDVEEILLQVAQDPDCGTVVQQGISSIVKSSSMTQSIKGIVTAGLWKTVSYSSKKLMKMWKGGRRKPSVSQMS
- the tamm41 gene encoding phosphatidate cytidylyltransferase, mitochondrial isoform X2; amino-acid sequence: MTLPALHNTSVLYRRILSQFPQDISLAFAYGSGVFKQHGTSQGQMEKNMLDFVFAVDDPVTWHTMNLLQNRKHYSILKLLGPTVISSIQNDHGASVYYNTLVPVDGRIIKYGVISTDSLIDDLIHWKTMYVAGRLHKPVRLLVQSESRKLRAALVANLKSAVTASFLMLPESFTEEDLFLQIAGLSYAGDFRMVIGEDKSKVANIVKDNIQHFRILYSNILRDCPQVVYKPHQGKLEVDKSPEGQFTQLMALPRTLQQRITKLVDPPGKNRDVEEILLQVAQDPDCGTVVQQAR